The following coding sequences are from one Haliotis asinina isolate JCU_RB_2024 chromosome 3, JCU_Hal_asi_v2, whole genome shotgun sequence window:
- the LOC137276878 gene encoding peptidylglycine alpha-hydroxylating monooxygenase-like encodes MDLMGTCLALFVLVCDVIYTDGWTLQDPNAFTRTIRMPHVRAQKADDLLCHAVKLNKRTAYIVKYEPHASRTRAHHLMVYGCKVPGSTRPFWSCGETSDRSERSVCLDGERQVVFAWALDAPSMNLPEGVGFRVGGDTGIDYIVIQLHYVLRFPGYLTDDSGVTLHMTYTPQQKQAGFYVLADTGYIPPQMQEFHMESACDYDSYSIFPIGYRTHSHNLGMVTSGYRIRDGQWTEIGRMSPQLPQTFYNITTPHISIRRGDILAARCTMNSMQREDYTMIGATNSDEMCNFYILYYTYRKENLKVQYCFRDAQHFKWADYLETIPDSASSLAGIPHSDEIRDSFRPRLPRMRGRRHHATM; translated from the exons ATGGATTTGATGGGGACCTGTCTAGCGTTGTTTGTACTAGTTTGCGATGTGATTTACACCGATGGATGGACACTTCAAGACCCCAATGCTTTCACTAGGACAATCCGAATGCCTCATGTAAGAGCGCAGAAG GCTGACGACCTACTCTGCCATGCGGTGAAGTTAAACAAGAGAACGGCGTATATAG TGAAGTATGAGCCCCACGCCTCCCGAACCAGGGCACATCATCTGATGGTGTACGGATGCAAGGTCCCAGGGAGCACAAGACCCTTCTG GTCTTGCGGTGAAACCAGTGACCGCTCAGAGAGGTCAGTATGCCTGGATGGAGAACGCCAGGTAGTGTTTGCCTGGGCCCTCGACGCTCCATCCATGAATCTCCCCGAAG GTGTGGGTTTCCGCGTCGGTGGGGACACCGGCATCGATTACATCGTCATACAGCTGCATTACGTCCTACGATTCCCAG GTTATCTGACGGATGACTCTGGAGTAACACTACACATGACCTATACACC GCAACAGAAGCAAGCGGGCTTCTACGTGTTGGCTGATACTGGCTATATACCACCTCAAATGCAAG AATTCCATATGGAAAGTGCCTGCGATTATGACAGCTACTCCATATTTCCTATCGGCTATAGGACGCACTCACACAACCTTG GCATGGTAACATCTGGCTACCGGATTAGAGACGGTCAGTGGACGGAGATAGGACGGATGTCTCCACAGTTGCCACAG ACATTCTACAACATCACAACTCCCCATATCAGTATACGGAGAGGGGATATCTTG GCTGCCAGATGTACTATGAATAGCATGCAGAGAGAAGACTACACAATGATCGG AGCCACCAATTCTGACGAGATGTGTAATTTCTACATCCTTTACTACACATACCGGAAGGAGAATCTTAAAGTCCAGTACTGCTTCCGGGATGCACAGCACTTCAAGTGGGCCGATTACCTCGAAACCATACCAGATTCTGCAAGTTCCTTGGCAGGGATTCCTCACAGTGACGAAATCAGAGACAGTTTCCGGCCACGTCTACCCAGGATGAGAGGCAGACGACACCATGCTACAATGTAA